A genomic window from Streptomyces sp. WMMC940 includes:
- a CDS encoding metallophosphoesterase family protein: protein MSYEVRGGPAVPGEARAGSGRGGGPRLVAVSDLHVRYAENRSVVERLRPESDEDWLLVAGDVGEYVADVRWALDLLAGRFAKVVWTPGNHELWTPPDDPVQLRGEERYEHLVRLCRELGVVTPEDPFPLWEGSGGPVVIAPLFVLYDYSFRPAGARSKESALAIAEQAGVVCTDEFLLHPDPHPSRDAWCRARLRITEARLAEVPQELPTVLVNHYPLVREPTRVLWHPEFALWCGTEATADWPRRFRASAVVYGHLHIPRLVWWEGVPHQEVSLGYPREWRRRPGTPGRPVEVFPLVPDGACT, encoded by the coding sequence GTGAGTTATGAGGTCCGAGGCGGTCCGGCGGTGCCCGGGGAGGCCCGTGCCGGGAGCGGCCGGGGCGGCGGCCCCAGGCTCGTGGCCGTCAGCGATCTGCACGTCCGCTACGCCGAGAACCGCTCCGTCGTCGAGCGGCTGCGCCCGGAGTCGGACGAGGACTGGCTGCTGGTCGCCGGTGACGTCGGCGAGTACGTCGCCGATGTGCGCTGGGCGCTGGACCTGCTGGCCGGGCGGTTCGCCAAGGTGGTCTGGACGCCGGGCAACCACGAACTGTGGACGCCTCCCGACGACCCGGTGCAGTTGCGCGGCGAGGAGCGCTACGAGCACCTGGTGCGGCTCTGCCGGGAGCTGGGCGTGGTCACTCCCGAGGACCCGTTCCCGCTGTGGGAGGGGTCCGGCGGGCCGGTGGTGATCGCCCCGCTCTTCGTGCTGTACGACTACTCCTTCCGGCCCGCCGGAGCGCGCTCCAAGGAGTCGGCCCTCGCGATCGCCGAGCAGGCCGGAGTGGTGTGCACGGACGAGTTCCTGCTGCACCCGGACCCCCATCCGTCGAGGGACGCCTGGTGCCGCGCCCGGCTCCGGATCACGGAGGCCAGGCTGGCCGAGGTACCGCAGGAGCTGCCGACCGTACTCGTCAACCACTATCCGCTGGTGCGCGAGCCCACCAGGGTGCTGTGGCACCCGGAGTTCGCCCTCTGGTGCGGGACCGAGGCGACGGCCGACTGGCCGCGCCGGTTCCGTGCGTCCGCCGTCGTGTACGGCCATCTGCACATCCCGCGGCTGGTGTGGTGGGAGGGCGTGCCCCACCAGGAAGTGTCCCTCGGGTATCCGCGTGAGTGGCGCAGGCGCCCGGGGACGCCCGGCCGTCCCGTGGAGGTCTTCCCGTTGGTTCCGGACGGGGCGTGCACGTGA
- a CDS encoding cyclic nucleotide-binding domain-containing protein, producing MSSSSIRITAALSTEHRGRLMEMAKDVKFPEGARVFEEGRLADRFWIIRSGTVTLDIRVPGRRPAVIENLGFGELVGWSWLFPPYVWQLGAEAMTPVRAQEFDAVPVRMLMDADPAFGSAIGQWVGRVLAHRLHSARVRLLDLYAPYGSGLTP from the coding sequence ATGAGCAGCTCTTCGATACGGATCACGGCCGCCCTGTCCACCGAGCACCGCGGCCGGCTGATGGAGATGGCCAAGGACGTCAAGTTCCCGGAAGGGGCCCGTGTCTTCGAGGAGGGCCGCCTCGCCGACCGGTTCTGGATCATCCGGTCGGGGACCGTCACGCTGGACATCCGTGTTCCCGGCCGGCGTCCCGCCGTGATCGAGAACCTCGGCTTCGGCGAACTCGTGGGATGGTCGTGGCTGTTCCCGCCGTACGTCTGGCAGTTGGGCGCCGAGGCCATGACCCCGGTACGCGCCCAGGAGTTCGACGCGGTACCCGTCCGCATGCTGATGGACGCCGATCCCGCGTTCGGCTCGGCGATCGGCCAGTGGGTCGGCCGTGTCCTGGCCCATCGGCTGCACTCGGCCCGGGTGCGGCTGCTCGATCTGTACGCCCCGTACGGCAGCGGTCTCACACCGTGA
- a CDS encoding 4'-phosphopantetheinyl transferase family protein produces the protein MIGKLLPPPIAACEVFGDPPVLEMYPEERAVVANAVPERRQEFGTVRACARKALGELGYPPGPILPGAARAPQWPPGAVGAMTHCQGYRAAAVAHATDVLTIGLDAEPHLPLPDKGVRDLVTLPEERTALDRLSALRPEVCWDRLLFSAKESVYKAWYPLARRWLDFEEATLTIDPDDATFHARLLVDGPVVDGRPLTGFDGRWLVESGLVITAIAVVR, from the coding sequence GTGATCGGCAAGCTGCTGCCCCCGCCGATCGCGGCCTGCGAAGTCTTCGGCGACCCGCCGGTGTTGGAGATGTACCCCGAGGAGCGCGCCGTGGTGGCGAACGCCGTGCCCGAACGCCGGCAGGAGTTCGGCACGGTCCGGGCGTGCGCCCGCAAGGCGCTCGGAGAACTCGGCTACCCGCCCGGGCCGATCCTGCCGGGAGCCGCGAGGGCCCCGCAGTGGCCGCCCGGTGCGGTCGGAGCCATGACCCACTGCCAGGGCTACCGTGCGGCGGCCGTGGCACACGCCACCGACGTCCTGACGATCGGCCTGGACGCCGAGCCGCATCTGCCCCTGCCCGACAAGGGGGTCCGCGACCTGGTCACACTCCCCGAGGAGCGCACCGCGCTGGACCGGCTGAGCGCCCTGCGCCCGGAAGTCTGCTGGGACCGGCTGCTGTTCAGCGCCAAGGAGAGCGTCTACAAGGCCTGGTACCCGCTGGCCCGACGATGGCTGGACTTCGAGGAGGCCACCCTCACGATCGACCCCGACGACGCCACGTTCCACGCCCGGCTGCTCGTGGACGGCCCGGTCGTCGACGGCCGCCCGCTGACGGGATTCGACGGGCGCTGGCTCGTCGAGTCGGGCCTGGTGATCACGGCGATCGCGGTGGTGCGCTGA
- a CDS encoding ATP-binding protein, producing MAVSAALPQQGQTRRLGISGTRGVVGRCRDFSATALADWEWLPPGGLARSPEEFPGDDPYAWDTSTDTEPDWDEERRAVAEDVLMVVSELVTNACLHAGGPLELVLNCTSERLRIEVSDASPVPPRPRPHADPAVPGGHGLVVLGRLARAWGSVPRDPGKTVWAEVTAPRRP from the coding sequence ATAGCCGTGAGCGCGGCACTTCCGCAGCAGGGCCAGACCCGTCGTCTCGGGATCTCGGGGACGAGGGGCGTGGTCGGCCGCTGCCGGGACTTCAGCGCGACGGCCCTCGCCGACTGGGAATGGCTGCCGCCCGGCGGTCTCGCCCGGTCCCCGGAGGAGTTCCCGGGGGACGACCCGTACGCCTGGGACACGAGCACCGACACCGAACCGGACTGGGACGAGGAGCGGCGGGCAGTGGCCGAGGACGTCCTGATGGTGGTCTCCGAGCTGGTCACCAATGCCTGTCTGCACGCCGGAGGGCCGCTGGAGCTCGTCCTCAACTGCACCTCCGAGCGGCTCCGCATCGAGGTCAGCGACGCGAGCCCCGTGCCGCCCCGGCCACGTCCGCACGCCGACCCCGCCGTGCCCGGCGGGCACGGTCTCGTGGTGCTGGGCCGGCTGGCCCGGGCGTGGGGGTCGGTGCCCCGGGACCCGGGAAAGACGGTGTGGGCGGAGGTCACGGCCCCCCGCCGGCCGTGA
- a CDS encoding STAS domain-containing protein gives MVSAQDGWAGSGSSGGGRFTVTARPGPEPAIVVVELAGELDHDTAEPLRAALDDAIAGGARRIVVDCAELLFCDSTGLNVLLRARLAAQESEARVELAALRPQVARMLTITGAGAVFPRYASLGEALAGPRQE, from the coding sequence ATGGTGTCAGCACAGGACGGTTGGGCCGGCAGCGGCAGCAGCGGTGGTGGCCGGTTCACGGTCACGGCCCGGCCCGGCCCGGAACCGGCCATCGTGGTGGTCGAACTCGCCGGCGAGCTCGACCACGACACGGCGGAACCGCTTCGCGCGGCCCTGGACGACGCGATCGCCGGCGGGGCACGGCGGATCGTCGTCGACTGCGCGGAGCTGCTGTTCTGCGACTCCACCGGGTTGAACGTGCTGCTGCGGGCGAGACTGGCCGCGCAGGAGAGCGAGGCCCGCGTGGAGCTCGCGGCGCTGCGGCCACAGGTGGCCCGCATGCTCACCATCACCGGTGCGGGGGCGGTCTTCCCCCGGTACGCGAGCCTCGGCGAGGCGCTCGCGGGGCCACGGCAGGAATAG
- a CDS encoding HAMP domain-containing protein: protein MDESGHTRPATGREALEEVRPPAELSEEGLRKLLAGLTAVRDGDFSARLPEEADGIMGEIAAVYNGMADQLSLVTSEVTRVASEVGGEGRLGGHARVKGVSGVWQELTTGVNTMADNLTSQVRSIAQVASAVARGDLTQKIRVDARGEILELKDTINTMVERLSSFAEEVTRVAREVGTEGDLGGQATVRGVSGTWKDLTDNVNSMANNLTNQVRNIAQVTTAVAQGDLTRKIDVDARGEILALKTTINTMVDQLSSFAAEVTRVAREVGSEGRLGGQAEVEGVSGTWKRLTENVNELAGNLTRQVRAIAGVTSAVAEGDLTRSITVEAPGEVGDLKDNINMMVESLRATTRANEEQDWLKTNLARLAGLMQSSRDPVQVAHVIMEELPPLVAAQYGAFFLAAPTGEREGGGTGEGAGQDAGTGEGAAGTELVRIASYAAPPAGPSRPPSRFRLGESLVGQAALSRRTIAVDDLPPGYLTISSGLGAGPPGALIVLPILVEDQVLGAVELAALRPFSGLHRDFLDQFIETVGVIVSSLIAHARTDELLEQSQLLTAELRARSQELQVRQEELQSSNAELAEKAALLADRNRDIERKNLEIEQARQELEERAKQLSRTSMYKSEFLANMSHELRTPLNSLLILAQLLAQNPEGNLTEKQVDYAEVIHSAGSDLLQLINDILDLSKVEAGKMDIHREPFALGQLLEYVEMTFRPLATERELEFRVVTAPGVPAEITTDEPRLRQVLRNLLSNALKFTERGGVELRVQNAADDELPERMRGMSVVAFRVRDTGVGIAPEHLDAIFGAFQQGALATGRRYGGTGLGLSISREVAQLLGGVIVAESRLGEGSEFTFYVPIGGSLPRGPDSGAPEGSLEPGGDTSAALRGSLAGRVVLIVDDDVRNVYALTEILEAEGVHVLTAADGRSGIELLTAHREVDLIVMDVMMSGMDGHTATAEIRDMPGFADVPIITVTAKAMPGDRAKSLESGANDYITKPVDAHDLVERVHHWLDRD from the coding sequence ATGGATGAATCCGGACACACTCGGCCCGCCACGGGGCGCGAGGCGCTGGAAGAGGTCCGGCCACCGGCGGAACTGAGCGAGGAAGGGCTCAGGAAGCTCCTGGCCGGGCTCACGGCGGTGCGCGACGGCGACTTCTCCGCGCGGCTCCCGGAGGAAGCCGACGGGATCATGGGTGAGATCGCCGCCGTCTACAACGGCATGGCCGACCAGCTTTCGCTGGTCACCTCCGAGGTCACCCGGGTCGCCAGCGAGGTCGGCGGAGAGGGACGCCTCGGCGGGCACGCCCGGGTGAAGGGCGTGAGCGGGGTCTGGCAGGAGCTGACCACCGGTGTGAACACCATGGCCGACAACCTCACCTCGCAGGTGCGGTCGATCGCCCAGGTCGCCTCCGCGGTCGCCCGGGGCGACCTGACGCAGAAGATCCGGGTCGATGCGCGGGGCGAGATCCTGGAGCTGAAGGACACCATCAACACCATGGTCGAGCGGCTGTCGTCGTTCGCCGAGGAGGTCACCCGGGTGGCCCGCGAGGTGGGCACCGAGGGCGATCTGGGCGGTCAGGCCACCGTCCGCGGGGTGTCTGGCACCTGGAAGGACCTCACCGACAACGTCAACTCCATGGCGAACAACCTCACCAACCAGGTGCGCAACATCGCCCAGGTCACCACCGCCGTCGCCCAGGGCGACCTCACCCGGAAGATCGACGTGGACGCGCGGGGCGAGATCCTGGCGCTCAAGACGACCATCAACACGATGGTCGACCAGCTGTCGTCGTTCGCCGCCGAGGTCACCCGGGTCGCCCGTGAGGTCGGCAGCGAGGGGCGGCTGGGCGGCCAGGCCGAGGTCGAGGGCGTCTCCGGCACCTGGAAGCGGCTCACGGAGAACGTGAACGAACTGGCCGGGAACCTCACCCGCCAGGTCCGCGCCATCGCCGGCGTCACCAGCGCCGTCGCCGAGGGCGATCTCACCCGGTCGATCACGGTGGAGGCGCCGGGCGAGGTGGGCGACCTCAAGGACAACATCAACATGATGGTGGAGTCCCTGCGCGCCACCACCCGCGCCAACGAGGAGCAGGACTGGCTCAAGACCAATCTGGCGCGGCTCGCCGGGCTGATGCAGAGCAGCCGCGACCCGGTCCAGGTGGCCCACGTGATCATGGAGGAGCTGCCGCCGCTGGTCGCGGCCCAGTACGGGGCGTTCTTCCTGGCGGCGCCGACGGGCGAGCGCGAGGGCGGGGGGACGGGCGAGGGTGCGGGGCAGGACGCAGGCACGGGCGAGGGGGCGGCCGGTACCGAACTCGTCAGGATCGCCTCCTACGCGGCGCCGCCCGCCGGTCCGTCCCGACCGCCGTCGCGCTTCCGGCTCGGTGAGTCCCTGGTCGGGCAGGCGGCGCTCAGCCGCCGTACCATCGCCGTCGACGATCTGCCGCCCGGCTATCTCACGATCTCCTCCGGACTCGGTGCCGGACCGCCGGGGGCGCTGATCGTGCTGCCGATCCTCGTCGAGGACCAGGTGCTCGGCGCCGTGGAACTCGCCGCTCTGCGGCCCTTCTCCGGCCTCCACCGCGACTTCCTCGACCAGTTCATCGAGACGGTCGGCGTCATCGTGAGCTCCCTGATCGCACACGCCCGCACGGACGAACTGCTGGAGCAGTCGCAGCTGCTCACCGCCGAACTCCGTGCCCGCTCGCAGGAACTGCAGGTACGTCAGGAGGAGCTGCAGAGCTCCAACGCCGAACTCGCCGAGAAGGCCGCCCTGCTGGCGGACCGCAACCGCGACATCGAGCGCAAGAACCTGGAGATCGAGCAGGCCCGGCAGGAGCTCGAGGAACGGGCCAAGCAGCTCTCCCGTACGTCGATGTACAAGTCCGAGTTCCTCGCCAACATGAGCCATGAGCTGCGCACCCCGCTCAACAGCCTGCTCATCCTGGCCCAGTTGCTCGCACAGAACCCCGAGGGAAACCTGACGGAGAAGCAGGTCGACTACGCGGAGGTCATCCACTCCGCAGGCTCGGACCTGCTCCAGCTGATCAACGACATCCTCGACCTGTCGAAGGTCGAGGCGGGGAAGATGGACATCCACCGTGAGCCGTTCGCGCTGGGCCAGCTGCTGGAGTACGTCGAGATGACCTTCCGGCCCCTGGCGACCGAACGTGAGCTGGAGTTCCGGGTCGTCACCGCGCCCGGCGTACCCGCGGAGATCACCACGGACGAGCCGCGGCTGCGGCAGGTGCTGCGCAACCTGCTCTCCAACGCCCTGAAGTTCACCGAGCGCGGCGGGGTCGAACTGCGGGTCCAGAACGCGGCCGACGACGAACTCCCCGAGCGGATGCGCGGCATGTCGGTGGTCGCCTTCCGGGTGCGGGACACCGGAGTCGGCATCGCGCCCGAGCACCTGGACGCCATCTTCGGCGCGTTCCAGCAGGGTGCCCTCGCCACCGGCCGCCGCTACGGCGGTACCGGACTGGGGCTCTCCATCAGCCGTGAGGTCGCCCAGCTCCTGGGCGGGGTGATCGTCGCCGAGAGCCGGCTCGGTGAGGGCAGCGAGTTCACCTTCTACGTGCCCATCGGCGGCAGCCTGCCGCGCGGCCCGGACTCAGGTGCCCCGGAGGGATCCCTCGAGCCCGGCGGCGACACCTCGGCCGCCCTGCGCGGATCGCTCGCCGGACGCGTGGTGCTCATCGTGGACGACGACGTACGGAACGTGTACGCGCTCACCGAGATCCTGGAGGCGGAAGGGGTGCATGTGCTCACCGCCGCCGACGGGCGCTCCGGTATCGAACTGCTCACCGCCCACCGTGAGGTGGACCTCATCGTGATGGACGTGATGATGTCCGGCATGGACGGCCACACGGCCACCGCCGAGATCCGCGACATGCCGGGCTTCGCCGACGTGCCGATCATCACGGTCACCGCGAAGGCGATGCCCGGGGACCGGGCCAAGAGCCTGGAGTCCGGGGCGAACGACTACATCACCAAACCCGTCGACGCCCACGACCTGGTCGAACGCGTACACCATTGGCTCGACCGCGACTGA
- a CDS encoding SpoIIE family protein phosphatase, with product MTMSEQGPVQPGPDPLADAVTQLTAELAALRRDVARRHLLDLACGVLVARHSLSPGEAMDHLAQLAETMDVGPEDIAADIVNGATGPSGAAGGPAPEGSTGPRTADGTAPAAADEERTEGRKARFVEAAAEAAAQTGDAVDEIAATLLNGGMRPLGARALWLFRRTETDCLRLAGQAGANPLEAAHWRWVPPAAGSALHRVLNDGTPLWLPDGTSAAEALPGPAPGSARAVLPLRQRGVVTGLALVDWPGPAALDESVRRSLTGLAVPAARILDAGAPGTPDPGVLAPLLDLLTHPAMALRADPESGTLHIEHLNRPALDSARHVHGPAGRPLAQVFPAMHADLARLARTARESAAPQRVARVPVEHRSGDPDPLHDVRVLPVGPDRTVVFWHGATNPELSLSRVLGRLENLAAFEDDLITGKSRWSEQAYRIFGLEPGGSPVPLRRLAPHLHREDTGKLNELLVELTQRREGTDTVVRAVREDGGLRHLRIAAEPLLTGGVLTGITGVYQDVSAQHHTEIALSATFDRLTAAQTQAALRHQLVLQLQQAIVPEVPELQRLPGLQVAARYRPAAEEYRVGGDWYDVLPLPDGRVLVVTGDIAGHGIDSVTGMVALRNALRGLAFTGHTPGRLMAWLNEVTLQTHGHPTATAVCGLYDPSDRSLCWASAGHLPPVLLREGAADLLEPPRSILLGAVPEAAYRETVTRLEPGDTLMLYTDGLVESRRSGIDEGLDRLRRAVERLAPAGLDEQADALLAAVTGDTDDDTSLVVVRVS from the coding sequence ATGACCATGTCCGAGCAGGGACCGGTCCAGCCGGGACCCGACCCGCTGGCCGACGCGGTCACGCAGCTCACCGCCGAACTCGCCGCGCTGCGCCGCGATGTCGCCCGCCGTCATCTGCTCGACCTGGCCTGCGGTGTACTCGTCGCGCGGCACTCCCTCAGCCCCGGCGAGGCGATGGACCACCTGGCCCAGCTGGCCGAGACCATGGACGTCGGCCCGGAGGACATCGCCGCCGACATCGTCAACGGCGCCACCGGCCCGTCCGGGGCGGCGGGCGGTCCGGCCCCCGAGGGGAGCACCGGCCCGCGGACGGCGGACGGCACCGCACCGGCCGCGGCCGACGAGGAACGGACCGAGGGCCGCAAGGCGCGGTTCGTCGAGGCCGCCGCCGAGGCGGCGGCGCAGACGGGCGACGCGGTCGACGAGATCGCGGCGACCCTGCTGAACGGTGGAATGCGCCCGCTGGGCGCCCGCGCACTGTGGTTGTTCCGCCGTACGGAGACGGACTGCCTGCGGCTGGCGGGCCAGGCCGGGGCGAACCCGCTGGAGGCGGCCCACTGGCGCTGGGTGCCGCCGGCGGCGGGGAGCGCCCTGCACCGGGTACTGAACGACGGAACGCCCCTGTGGCTGCCCGACGGTACGTCCGCGGCCGAAGCGCTGCCGGGCCCCGCGCCCGGCTCCGCGCGGGCGGTGCTGCCGCTGCGGCAGCGCGGTGTGGTGACCGGGCTCGCCCTGGTCGACTGGCCGGGCCCCGCGGCTCTGGACGAGTCCGTCCGGCGGTCGCTGACCGGGCTGGCCGTACCGGCCGCACGGATCCTGGACGCCGGCGCTCCCGGCACCCCCGATCCCGGGGTACTCGCCCCGCTGCTCGATCTGCTGACGCATCCCGCCATGGCCCTGCGCGCGGACCCGGAGAGCGGAACCCTGCACATCGAGCACCTCAACCGGCCGGCGCTGGACTCTGCCCGCCATGTGCACGGTCCCGCCGGCCGGCCGCTCGCCCAGGTGTTTCCCGCCATGCACGCCGACCTCGCACGGCTCGCACGGACCGCCCGGGAGTCGGCGGCGCCGCAGCGGGTGGCCCGGGTGCCCGTCGAGCACCGGTCCGGCGACCCCGACCCGCTGCACGACGTACGGGTGCTCCCCGTCGGCCCCGACCGTACGGTGGTGTTCTGGCACGGTGCCACGAATCCCGAACTCTCCCTCAGCCGGGTGCTGGGCCGGCTGGAGAACCTGGCCGCGTTCGAGGACGACCTGATCACCGGGAAGTCCCGGTGGAGCGAGCAGGCGTACCGGATCTTCGGCCTCGAGCCGGGCGGTTCCCCGGTGCCGCTGCGGCGGCTCGCCCCGCATCTGCACCGCGAGGACACCGGCAAGCTCAACGAACTGCTGGTGGAACTGACACAGCGCCGGGAGGGCACCGACACCGTGGTGCGGGCGGTCCGCGAGGACGGCGGGCTGAGGCATCTGCGGATCGCCGCGGAACCGCTGCTGACGGGCGGCGTCCTCACCGGGATCACGGGCGTGTACCAGGACGTCTCGGCACAGCACCACACCGAGATCGCGCTGAGCGCCACCTTCGACCGGCTGACCGCCGCACAGACCCAGGCCGCGCTGCGGCACCAGCTCGTCCTCCAGCTCCAGCAGGCGATCGTCCCCGAGGTGCCGGAACTCCAGCGGCTGCCCGGTCTGCAGGTGGCGGCCCGCTACCGGCCGGCCGCCGAGGAGTACCGGGTGGGCGGCGACTGGTACGACGTGCTGCCGCTGCCCGACGGCAGGGTGCTCGTCGTCACCGGGGACATCGCGGGGCACGGCATCGACTCGGTGACGGGGATGGTGGCGCTGCGCAACGCCCTGCGCGGGCTCGCGTTCACCGGGCACACCCCGGGCCGGCTGATGGCCTGGCTCAACGAGGTCACACTGCAGACGCACGGGCATCCGACCGCCACCGCCGTCTGCGGCCTGTACGACCCGTCGGACCGCTCGCTGTGCTGGGCCAGCGCCGGTCACCTCCCGCCGGTGCTGCTCCGCGAAGGGGCGGCCGACCTGCTCGAACCGCCGCGGAGCATCCTTCTCGGCGCGGTCCCGGAGGCCGCGTACCGGGAGACGGTGACGCGGCTGGAGCCCGGGGACACCCTGATGCTGTACACGGACGGGCTGGTGGAGAGCCGCCGATCCGGTATCGACGAGGGACTGGACAGGCTGCGGCGGGCGGTGGAGCGGCTCGCTCCCGCCGGACTGGACGAGCAGGCGGACGCGCTGCTGGCGGCGGTCACCGGGGACACCGACGACGACACGAGCCTGGTGGTCGTCCGGGTGTCCTGA